A portion of the Labilithrix sp. genome contains these proteins:
- a CDS encoding protein kinase has translation MTNPFLPNRPSGAFTAAESYVRVIEQIPVAGSTDLSPQAIAAEKIPSPPHLVLNRALARGAMGHVHPATDRNLLRQVALKRIDKDYATKAFYRDAFIAEAQMTGQLEHPNIVPVHELSIDPNGIPYFTMKLVQGRSFDKWLAQYRPGEVQRIEGAIEILLKVCDAVAYAHHRGVAHRDLKPANIMVGDFGQVYLMDWGLAKLIKNEPASGRNALMNAPGPVGTPEYMAPEQARGNPKDVDERSDVFGLGAMLFEILCGHGPYGANAHPNTLIKRAANGEIVSIDEACSNIGISRRIRMVAEKATQAEPAKRYQTVAEFQEAMRAFLHGGLHLPRRAFRAGEIIFHEGDKGDAAYMIVAGRCRAYRTVDGTEETLAIMEPGDAFGEMALILYEPRAATVAAVDDVTVLVLDQATMSEGLGLSGWTGALVRALAQRFADLEQMVRTSGIRRGP, from the coding sequence GTGACGAATCCGTTCTTGCCGAATCGACCGAGCGGCGCCTTCACCGCCGCCGAAAGCTACGTGCGCGTCATCGAGCAGATCCCGGTCGCGGGCTCGACCGATCTCTCCCCGCAGGCGATCGCGGCCGAGAAGATCCCCTCCCCTCCTCATCTGGTCCTGAACCGCGCCCTCGCGCGCGGCGCGATGGGCCACGTGCACCCCGCGACCGATCGGAACCTCCTCCGCCAGGTCGCGCTGAAGCGCATCGACAAGGACTACGCGACGAAGGCGTTCTACCGCGACGCGTTCATCGCGGAGGCGCAGATGACGGGGCAGCTCGAGCACCCCAACATCGTGCCGGTCCACGAGCTCTCGATCGATCCGAACGGCATCCCCTACTTCACGATGAAGCTCGTGCAGGGCCGCTCGTTCGACAAGTGGCTCGCGCAGTACCGCCCCGGGGAGGTGCAGCGCATCGAGGGCGCGATCGAGATCCTGCTCAAGGTCTGCGACGCGGTCGCGTACGCGCACCACCGCGGCGTCGCGCATCGCGACCTCAAGCCCGCGAACATCATGGTCGGCGACTTCGGGCAGGTCTACCTGATGGACTGGGGCCTCGCGAAGCTGATCAAGAACGAGCCCGCGTCCGGTCGCAACGCGCTCATGAACGCGCCGGGCCCGGTCGGCACGCCGGAGTACATGGCGCCGGAGCAGGCGCGCGGCAACCCGAAGGACGTCGACGAGCGCTCCGACGTCTTCGGCCTCGGCGCGATGCTGTTCGAGATCCTCTGCGGGCACGGCCCCTACGGCGCGAACGCGCACCCGAACACGCTCATCAAGCGCGCCGCGAACGGCGAGATCGTCTCGATCGACGAGGCTTGCTCGAACATCGGCATCTCGCGCCGCATCCGCATGGTCGCGGAGAAGGCGACGCAGGCCGAGCCCGCGAAGCGCTACCAGACGGTCGCGGAGTTCCAGGAGGCGATGCGCGCCTTCCTCCACGGCGGCCTCCACCTCCCGCGCCGGGCGTTCCGCGCGGGAGAGATCATCTTCCACGAAGGCGACAAGGGCGACGCCGCGTACATGATCGTCGCGGGCCGCTGCCGCGCGTACCGAACGGTGGACGGGACGGAGGAGACGCTCGCGATCATGGAGCCGGGCGACGCGTTCGGCGAGATGGCGCTCATCCTCTACGAGCCGCGCGCGGCGACGGTGGCGGCGGTCGACGACGTCACCGTGCTCGTCCTCGATCAGGCGACGATGAGCGAGGGCCTCGGCCTCTCCGGCTGGACGGGCGCGCTCGTCCGCG
- a CDS encoding tetratricopeptide repeat protein, translating to MEQKRFAEACPKLKESQRLDPGGGTLLNLASCHASEGKIASALDEYREALAMALRDNRKDREQIARTNIGALEKDVPRVTVLVPHPVTGIEVKLDTTTLPSAAWGVATAVDPGAHVVTASAPDHATATVHADVRTGERKVIEVPALSPSLAREKSPGAAPDAPRAAADPRAATRPNPVFWAALGVGLGGLVLSAVTGALTLTNALDAGDGCIEERSYCHGFEARDSLSNARTFGWVSTISFGVGTVGLIVALVVPSKKSVVVGDRGVGVRF from the coding sequence ATGGAGCAGAAGCGGTTCGCGGAGGCGTGTCCGAAGCTGAAGGAGAGCCAGCGGCTCGATCCCGGCGGCGGCACGCTCCTGAACCTCGCGTCGTGCCACGCGAGCGAGGGCAAGATCGCGAGCGCGCTCGACGAGTACCGCGAGGCGCTCGCGATGGCGCTCCGCGACAACCGCAAGGACCGCGAGCAGATCGCGCGGACGAACATCGGCGCGCTCGAGAAGGACGTCCCGCGCGTCACCGTCCTCGTCCCGCATCCCGTCACCGGCATCGAGGTGAAGCTCGACACGACCACGCTCCCCTCCGCGGCGTGGGGCGTCGCGACCGCGGTCGATCCCGGCGCGCACGTCGTCACCGCGAGCGCGCCGGACCACGCGACGGCCACCGTCCACGCCGACGTGCGCACCGGCGAGCGCAAGGTCATCGAGGTCCCCGCGCTCTCGCCCTCGCTCGCGCGGGAGAAGTCGCCCGGCGCCGCGCCCGACGCGCCGCGCGCCGCCGCCGACCCGCGCGCCGCGACGAGGCCGAACCCCGTCTTCTGGGCCGCGCTCGGCGTCGGCCTCGGCGGCCTCGTGCTCTCCGCCGTCACGGGCGCCCTCACCCTCACGAACGCGCTCGACGCCGGCGACGGCTGCATCGAGGAGCGGAGCTACTGTCACGGCTTCGAGGCCCGCGACTCGCTCTCGAACGCGCGCACCTTCGGCTGGGTGAGCACGATCTCCTTCGGGGTCGGGACGGTGGGCCTCATCGTCGCGCTCGTCGTGCCGAGCAAGAAGAGCGTCGTGGTCGGAGACCGCGGCGTCGGGGTCCGCTTCTGA